Proteins encoded together in one Spirochaeta isovalerica window:
- a CDS encoding carboxymuconolactone decarboxylase family protein has translation MKKKEKIKVENFRYFREKHKEIAEAYDHFGQLLHEKGGPLDEKTRWLIKIAVSAASQYDFALHTHIEKALAAGCTPEEIEHAILLVAPTVGFPKAMGALMVFREKD, from the coding sequence ATGAAAAAGAAAGAAAAGATCAAAGTAGAGAATTTCCGCTATTTCAGAGAAAAGCACAAAGAGATAGCCGAGGCATATGACCATTTCGGCCAGCTGCTTCATGAAAAAGGCGGTCCCCTCGATGAAAAAACGCGCTGGCTCATCAAAATAGCCGTTTCCGCCGCCTCGCAGTATGATTTTGCCCTTCACACTCATATTGAAAAGGCTCTGGCCGCTGGTTGCACTCCCGAGGAGATCGAGCACGCCATACTTCTCGTTGCTCCCACAGTGGGATTCCCCAAAGCTATGGGAGCCCTGATGGTTTTCCGGGAAAAGGACTGA
- a CDS encoding tRNA (cytidine(34)-2'-O)-methyltransferase, giving the protein MNLNIVLHEPEIPQNTGNIARTCSATGASLHLIRPLGFSVDEKSVRRAGLDYWHLLDIHYYDDLEDFFGKNPEGLHVFATTKAEKTYDEPLYTSHESVYLIFGKESKGLPEELLVKHRANCVRIPMIGEARSLNLSNSVAIMAYEVMRQCGFDFLQKEGKLHRLSWD; this is encoded by the coding sequence TTGAATCTCAATATTGTTCTCCACGAACCGGAAATTCCCCAGAATACTGGAAACATCGCCCGGACCTGCAGCGCCACCGGCGCGTCTCTTCATCTGATCCGGCCTCTGGGCTTCTCGGTGGATGAAAAATCGGTCCGCCGCGCCGGACTCGATTACTGGCACCTGCTCGATATCCATTATTACGACGATCTGGAGGATTTTTTCGGAAAAAATCCTGAAGGTCTTCATGTTTTTGCCACAACCAAAGCGGAAAAGACCTACGACGAGCCCCTCTACACCTCCCATGAATCTGTCTATCTGATCTTCGGAAAGGAATCGAAGGGATTGCCGGAGGAACTGCTTGTCAAACACAGAGCGAACTGCGTCAGAATCCCCATGATCGGCGAAGCGCGGTCTCTCAATCTCTCCAATTCAGTCGCCATCATGGCTTATGAAGTGATGCGGCAATGCGGGTTTGATTTTCTGCAGAAAGAAGGAAAACTCCACAGGCTCTCATGGGACTGA
- a CDS encoding aldose epimerase family protein, whose protein sequence is MKVENFDFGTTKEGEKVSGIRINNEKGLEMALISYGATLTSLKMTDRKGKQEECLLGFGSVSDYEKQDAFIGATIGRVGNRIGKAAYVLDGKEYKLSVNDQGCNHLHGGAKGYDKVIWNIEALKETDRTGVRCTYLSRDGEENYPGNLEVEVIYWLTADNELIMDYKAVTDKRTPVNLTNHAYWNLSGEHRETIHDHYLQIEAESYLPVDEVSIPTGEIRKVEGTPFDFRKLKQIGPDLEKSQGFDHNFNLSAEKKETPSNRIYLEHRGSGRAMEILTTEPGVQFYSGNFLGGLKQMGLDTHYALCLETQMYPDSVNRKDFPSIILNPGEVYRHTTIHKFSHIK, encoded by the coding sequence ATGAAAGTTGAGAATTTTGATTTTGGAACAACGAAGGAAGGAGAGAAGGTCAGCGGGATCCGGATAAATAATGAAAAAGGGCTGGAAATGGCGCTTATCAGTTACGGAGCGACACTTACCTCTCTGAAAATGACAGACAGGAAGGGTAAGCAGGAAGAATGCCTTCTGGGTTTCGGTTCGGTTTCGGATTATGAGAAGCAGGACGCCTTTATCGGCGCGACTATAGGCCGCGTTGGCAACAGAATCGGAAAGGCAGCCTATGTTCTCGATGGAAAGGAATATAAGCTGTCGGTCAACGATCAGGGATGCAATCATCTTCACGGCGGAGCGAAAGGCTATGACAAAGTCATCTGGAACATTGAAGCCCTTAAAGAGACAGACAGAACCGGCGTCCGCTGCACTTACTTGAGCCGTGACGGAGAAGAAAATTATCCCGGGAATCTGGAAGTGGAAGTGATTTACTGGCTTACGGCGGATAATGAACTGATTATGGATTATAAAGCGGTAACCGATAAGAGAACACCCGTAAATCTGACAAACCACGCCTACTGGAACCTGAGCGGCGAGCACAGGGAAACCATTCACGACCACTATCTTCAGATCGAAGCGGAAAGTTATCTTCCCGTCGACGAAGTCTCCATTCCCACAGGCGAGATACGGAAGGTTGAAGGCACTCCTTTTGATTTCCGGAAACTCAAACAGATCGGACCGGATCTGGAAAAATCACAAGGCTTTGATCATAACTTCAATCTCTCAGCAGAAAAAAAAGAGACTCCCTCCAACCGCATTTATCTGGAACACAGGGGAAGCGGCCGGGCTATGGAGATTCTGACGACTGAACCGGGAGTCCAGTTTTACAGCGGCAATTTCCTCGGAGGACTGAAACAGATGGGACTGGATACGCACTATGCCCTCTGTCTGGAAACTCAGATGTATCCCGACTCAGTCAACAGGAAGGACTTTCCTTCCATCATTCTGAATCCCGGCGAGGTTTACAGACATACGACAATCCATAAATTCTCTCATATTAAGTAG
- a CDS encoding ATP-dependent DNA helicase produces the protein MGLTDPRHISVRELIAAVHLSGDLVTESWSNRRAVEGTKGHKIVQESRGDDYQKEVKVSGEFKSEELVLIVDGRMDGLLPASDLRERPLIEEIKTVTESFPPSWEETPEEHRLQLLSYAWLYCREEDLDKTDIQLTYYHMTTGEEKSFSRTVTPDDAAPFIMELTSSYLFLWSRSVERNRDRNESIRGADFPYGDFRGPQREMSVAVYRTLREKGKLMVEAPTGTGKTMGALFPAFKALGENLGDRIFYATARTPGRLAAEEAFSDLLGTGMKCRAVSLTAKQKICFNPGRKCAPDECSWAENYYGKLSEVLESLEESTLFNREKVEELAVEHHMCPFELSLDISLVSDLLICDYNYIFDPLVKLKRYFQFGRGEDYFLLTDEAHNLPDRSRDMFSASINKKAILEVKREVKESHPVLARRLEKINKILLEEMKNLKEENRKWDERDKIPEALRKAVGLFLEEADSTDAGQTVLDLTFEMRRFYRISELAGEQHTVLIRRKGQSCLTLSLLNMDPAPLLEKAFKQFRSSVLFSATLIPSQYFCRTLFGEQEIAFLSLPSPFPEENCSICIRTDIETRYNKREESLPALCSAIERAFSVREGNYIVFFPSYSYMEQAVEFFRNHYPERDIHLQESGMTEEDRSSYLDRFSRDGADSLLAFAVMGGIFGEGIDLKGEKLIGVMIVGPGLPGISVERDLYKKYYEANGERGFDYAYRLPGFNKVLQAAGRVIRSEKDRGLILLIDSRYGWNETRKLYPPYWSRIQYCRNEEQMNNTIVNFWRG, from the coding sequence ATGGGACTGACCGATCCGAGGCATATATCGGTAAGAGAGCTGATCGCTGCCGTTCACCTCTCGGGAGACCTGGTCACCGAATCATGGTCCAACCGCCGGGCTGTCGAGGGAACGAAAGGACACAAAATCGTCCAGGAATCGAGAGGTGATGACTACCAGAAAGAGGTAAAAGTCTCCGGTGAGTTCAAGTCGGAAGAACTTGTGCTGATCGTCGACGGCAGGATGGACGGCCTGCTGCCCGCCTCGGATCTGCGGGAACGTCCGCTGATCGAAGAGATAAAAACCGTCACGGAGAGCTTTCCTCCCTCCTGGGAAGAAACGCCCGAAGAACACCGGCTTCAACTCCTCTCTTATGCCTGGCTTTACTGCAGGGAAGAGGACCTGGATAAAACCGATATACAGCTGACCTATTATCATATGACAACAGGTGAGGAAAAAAGCTTCTCACGAACCGTCACCCCCGATGATGCCGCCCCCTTCATCATGGAACTGACATCATCCTACCTTTTTCTCTGGAGTCGTTCGGTCGAACGGAACAGAGACAGGAATGAATCCATTCGCGGAGCTGATTTTCCCTACGGCGATTTCCGCGGTCCCCAGAGAGAGATGTCGGTAGCCGTTTATAGAACCCTGCGTGAAAAGGGAAAACTGATGGTCGAGGCGCCAACGGGAACGGGTAAAACTATGGGAGCTCTGTTTCCCGCCTTCAAGGCCCTGGGAGAAAATCTGGGAGACAGAATCTTCTATGCCACGGCCCGGACTCCCGGGCGGCTGGCAGCGGAGGAAGCGTTTTCGGATCTTCTCGGCACGGGAATGAAATGCCGGGCCGTATCGCTCACGGCCAAACAGAAAATATGCTTCAATCCCGGCAGGAAGTGCGCACCCGATGAATGCAGCTGGGCGGAGAACTACTACGGTAAATTATCAGAAGTACTGGAAAGCCTGGAGGAATCCACTCTGTTCAATAGAGAAAAAGTGGAGGAACTGGCGGTCGAACACCATATGTGTCCTTTCGAACTTTCTCTGGATATCTCTCTTGTCTCGGATCTGCTCATCTGCGATTACAACTACATTTTCGACCCGCTTGTAAAACTCAAGCGCTATTTCCAGTTCGGCAGAGGGGAAGATTATTTCCTTCTGACCGATGAAGCACACAACCTTCCCGACAGGAGCCGGGATATGTTCAGCGCCTCGATAAATAAAAAAGCCATACTGGAAGTTAAGCGGGAAGTGAAGGAGAGCCACCCGGTTCTGGCCAGGCGGCTTGAAAAGATTAACAAAATCCTTCTTGAAGAAATGAAAAATCTGAAAGAGGAAAACAGGAAATGGGATGAACGGGACAAAATACCCGAGGCCCTGCGCAAAGCTGTCGGCTTATTCCTGGAGGAAGCGGACAGTACAGATGCAGGACAGACTGTTCTTGATCTGACTTTTGAAATGAGGCGTTTCTACCGGATCAGCGAACTGGCGGGGGAACAGCACACCGTTCTGATAAGACGAAAAGGTCAAAGCTGTTTGACTCTTTCCCTTCTCAATATGGACCCTGCCCCTCTGCTGGAGAAAGCGTTCAAACAGTTCCGGAGTTCCGTCCTTTTTTCAGCGACCCTTATTCCCTCACAATACTTCTGCCGGACACTCTTCGGAGAACAGGAGATCGCTTTTCTGTCCCTTCCCTCCCCTTTTCCCGAGGAGAACTGTTCGATCTGTATCCGCACCGATATTGAAACGCGATACAATAAGAGAGAAGAATCCCTGCCCGCTCTTTGCAGCGCCATAGAGAGGGCCTTTTCCGTCAGAGAGGGCAATTACATTGTTTTCTTTCCCTCCTATTCTTATATGGAGCAGGCCGTGGAGTTTTTCCGGAATCATTATCCCGAAAGGGACATTCACCTTCAGGAAAGCGGGATGACCGAAGAGGACAGATCATCCTACCTGGACCGTTTTTCCCGGGACGGCGCAGACAGTCTGCTGGCTTTCGCCGTTATGGGAGGCATATTCGGCGAGGGGATCGATCTGAAAGGGGAAAAGCTGATAGGTGTGATGATAGTCGGACCGGGGCTGCCGGGAATTTCAGTTGAAAGAGATCTCTATAAAAAATATTATGAAGCGAACGGTGAGAGAGGTTTCGATTACGCTTACCGGCTGCCCGGCTTCAATAAAGTTCTCCAGGCGGCGGGAAGGGTGATAAGAAGCGAAAAGGACAGAGGACTGATTCTTCTGATCGACAGCCGATACGGATGGAACGAAACGAGAAAACTCTATCCCCCCTATTGGAGCCGAATACAGTACTGCCGGAATGAAGAGCAGATGAATAATACAATAGTGAATTTCTGGAGAGGATGA